The stretch of DNA ATGCTAACTCGCACTTAGCAAGCGCCTTCCTGGGGCAGGGTAAGGTAATACCCCTTGTTAATGGTTCATTAATAAGGGGCACTTGGCAGAACATACTCCTGGTTGAGCTTGATGGACCCAGGGCTAGTAGGAGGGTGATGGTTGAGGTGATTGGTGAGTGAACAACATTGAAGTATTGGTGACTTACCTAATAATAGGTTTATCAGCGTCAATAGCCTTAAGCATCATTGCTGTTAAGGCTAAGGTAATAAGGAGAAGCGCCATACCTCAATCAGTGCTTGTCGGTACCCTAGTAACCTTATCAGGGCCTCCATCAGTCCTCCTCTTCATCCTATTCCTCCTATACGCAACAATAGTCACTAGACTAGGTAAGGAACCTAAGGTTAAGCTCGGCATAGCCTACGACCTAGAGGGTAGGGGGGCGCGTCAAGTTGCTGCAGTGGGCTTTACACCATCAATAATGGCCATGGTGAGTTCAGTCACGTATGCAATAGGCTTGGTAACAGTAGCCAAGATATTCTTAGTATCCTACGTAGCGTCCTTAGCGGCAACATCAGCTGACACGTGGGCTAGTGAAATTGGGGTACTTTCTAAGAGTGAACCGTTCTTAATCATAATGCCTAAGGCTAAGGTGACGCCAGGTACATCTGGTGCGGTTACGTTGCTTGGAGAGTTAAGTTCACTGGCTGGTTCAACAGCAATTGCCTTAACCTACTTAGTCTTAGCTGTAGTATTCAATAGGTCACCTGGTTGGATCAAGTTCAACTGGGATACAGTTAACCCATCAATGCAAGTAATCCTACTGGTACTTGCGCTGGGTTACCTTGGGGAGGTTATGGATAGTTTACTGGGCGCCTTAACGCAACCTAAGTATTACTGCGATAGGTGCAGTATGGTTACTGAGCAGGAGATCCACACGTGTGGGAGTAAGACTAGGTTAATTTATAATCCTAGGATTAAGTTGAGTAACGAGGACGTTAACCTATTAACTAGCCTAATA from Caldivirga sp. encodes:
- a CDS encoding DUF92 domain-containing protein → MNNIEVLVTYLIIGLSASIALSIIAVKAKVIRRSAIPQSVLVGTLVTLSGPPSVLLFILFLLYATIVTRLGKEPKVKLGIAYDLEGRGARQVAAVGFTPSIMAMVSSVTYAIGLVTVAKIFLVSYVASLAATSADTWASEIGVLSKSEPFLIIMPKAKVTPGTSGAVTLLGELSSLAGSTAIALTYLVLAVVFNRSPGWIKFNWDTVNPSMQVILLVLALGYLGEVMDSLLGALTQPKYYCDRCSMVTEQEIHTCGSKTRLIYNPRIKLSNEDVNLLTSLIVAVIAVLVSLTFSRLLG